In Phaeobacter piscinae, one genomic interval encodes:
- a CDS encoding FAD-binding oxidoreductase, with translation MVQATTLPRNEAGINAAIDVLKQRFGEQLQTGQAIREQHGHTTTWITNQPPDAVVFPTSTEDVAEIVRTCADYGVPVIPYGTGTSLEGHVNAPAGGICVDMMRMDKILAVHAEDLDVVVQPGVTREQLNTFLRDQGLFFPIDPGANASLGGMAATRASGTNAVRYGTMKDNVLALEAVMADGGVIRTAQRAKKSSAGYDMTRLLVGSEGTLGLITELTLRLQGIPEAIRSARCAFRSVDDACRAVMMTIQYGIPVARIELLDAMSVRAANAYSGLDLPEMPLLLLEFHGSDAGVVEQTEIFAQIAEEFGGFDIAATSTAEERSKLWQARHDMYWASLQLRPGAKGISTDVCVPISKLADCVSAARAKAEEMGLLAPMVGHVGDGNFHALLLIDMDSDAERAAADVYVGWLNELAISMEGTCTGEHGIGQGKRPYLKQELGETTRYMAAIKAALDPENILNPGKILEI, from the coding sequence ATGGTTCAGGCCACAACATTGCCGCGCAACGAGGCCGGTATCAACGCGGCGATTGACGTGTTGAAACAACGCTTTGGTGAGCAGCTGCAAACGGGGCAGGCGATCCGCGAACAGCATGGCCACACCACCACCTGGATCACCAATCAGCCGCCGGATGCGGTGGTCTTTCCGACCTCCACCGAAGACGTGGCGGAAATCGTCAGAACCTGTGCCGACTACGGCGTTCCGGTGATACCCTATGGCACCGGTACCTCGCTGGAGGGCCATGTGAACGCCCCCGCCGGTGGGATTTGCGTTGATATGATGCGGATGGACAAGATCCTTGCCGTTCATGCCGAAGACCTTGATGTGGTGGTGCAGCCGGGGGTGACCCGCGAGCAGCTCAATACATTCCTGCGCGATCAGGGCCTGTTCTTCCCGATTGATCCCGGCGCCAATGCCTCGCTCGGCGGTATGGCCGCGACCCGCGCCTCCGGCACCAATGCGGTGCGCTATGGCACGATGAAGGACAATGTGCTGGCGCTTGAGGCGGTGATGGCGGACGGCGGGGTGATCCGCACCGCGCAGCGGGCCAAGAAATCCTCCGCCGGCTACGATATGACCCGCCTGCTGGTCGGCAGCGAAGGCACGCTGGGTCTGATCACCGAGCTGACCCTGCGCCTGCAGGGCATCCCGGAGGCGATCCGCTCCGCGCGCTGTGCCTTTCGCAGCGTGGATGACGCCTGCCGCGCGGTGATGATGACCATCCAATACGGTATTCCGGTGGCCCGGATCGAACTTCTGGATGCCATGAGCGTGCGCGCCGCCAACGCCTATTCCGGCCTTGATCTGCCGGAAATGCCGCTCCTGCTGCTGGAGTTCCACGGCTCGGATGCCGGCGTGGTGGAACAGACGGAGATCTTTGCCCAGATCGCGGAGGAGTTCGGTGGCTTTGATATCGCGGCGACCTCCACCGCAGAGGAGCGCAGCAAGCTCTGGCAGGCGCGCCATGATATGTATTGGGCCAGCCTGCAGCTGCGGCCCGGTGCCAAGGGGATTTCCACCGACGTCTGTGTGCCGATCTCCAAACTGGCCGACTGTGTCAGCGCCGCGCGCGCGAAAGCCGAAGAGATGGGTCTCCTTGCGCCTATGGTCGGCCATGTCGGCGATGGCAATTTCCACGCGTTGCTGCTGATCGACATGGACAGCGACGCAGAACGGGCGGCCGCCGATGTCTATGTCGGCTGGCTGAATGAGTTGGCGATCTCAATGGAGGGCACCTGCACTGGGGAACATGGTATCGGTCAGGGCAAACGCCCCTATCTCAAGCAGGAGTTGGGCGAGACCACCCGCTATATGGCCGCGATCAAGGCGGCACTGGATCCTGAGAATATCCTCAATCCCGGTAAGATCCTGGAGATTTGA
- the ggt gene encoding gamma-glutamyltransferase codes for MKHLFWAGILLAATPAWAQEAADAVAPEGAAETADAGFAAISDAVAAAIQAKSDGTPVEAENWMVAAANPHAVAAGAEVLRAGGTAADAMVAVQTVLGLVEPQSSGLGGGAFLVWYDAATGEVTTLDGRETAPLAATPTLFQDDAGEPLKFYDAVVGGRSVGTPGTPALLEAAHRRWGRAAWPGLFTAAIDLAEDGFAVSPRLAGLIEKDADRLSRWSETADYFLPGGTPLAVGSTLKNLAYADTLRRLAAEGARGFYAGPVAEAITSAVRQAEGNPGVLSAMDLALYQVKERPAVCVTYRAYEACGMGPPSSGALTVGQILGMLGNYDLAELGAENPDAWRLIGDASRLAFADRGRYMADSDFVPMPTQGLVAQDYLDTRATLLSGDDALPEVNAGAPEFDHALLFSDDESIELPSTSHISIVDQYGNVLSMTTTIENGFGSRLMAAGFLLNNELTDFSFRTHRDGVPIANRLEPGKRPRSSMAPTIVLKDGKPALAVGSPGGSRIIGYVAKTIIAWADWGMDVQEAVALPHAVNRFGTYDVEAGTSAEDMTQPLTDMGFEVNARDLTSGLHVIEIGDGLKGGADPRREGIALGG; via the coding sequence ATGAAACATCTGTTCTGGGCCGGCATATTGCTGGCAGCAACACCCGCTTGGGCACAGGAGGCGGCAGATGCCGTGGCACCTGAGGGCGCGGCAGAAACCGCAGATGCCGGGTTTGCGGCGATCAGCGACGCGGTCGCTGCAGCCATTCAGGCCAAATCCGATGGCACCCCGGTCGAGGCTGAGAACTGGATGGTTGCCGCCGCCAATCCACATGCGGTTGCAGCCGGCGCCGAGGTTCTGCGCGCGGGCGGGACTGCGGCGGATGCCATGGTGGCAGTGCAAACCGTTCTGGGATTGGTGGAGCCGCAATCCTCAGGCCTGGGCGGCGGGGCATTTCTGGTCTGGTATGACGCAGCCACGGGCGAGGTGACAACGTTGGATGGCCGTGAAACCGCGCCGCTGGCAGCCACGCCGACACTGTTTCAGGATGACGCAGGCGAGCCGCTCAAGTTCTACGATGCCGTCGTCGGTGGCCGCTCTGTCGGGACCCCCGGAACACCTGCCCTGCTAGAAGCGGCGCACCGGCGCTGGGGGCGCGCCGCCTGGCCCGGCCTGTTCACCGCAGCCATTGACTTGGCGGAAGATGGCTTTGCCGTCTCGCCCCGGCTGGCCGGTCTGATCGAAAAAGATGCCGACCGCCTGTCGCGCTGGTCAGAGACCGCCGATTACTTCCTGCCCGGTGGCACGCCGCTGGCGGTGGGCAGCACGCTGAAGAACCTCGCCTACGCCGACACCTTGCGCCGCCTCGCAGCAGAGGGCGCGCGCGGGTTCTATGCCGGTCCCGTAGCGGAGGCGATCACCAGTGCGGTGCGCCAGGCCGAGGGCAACCCCGGCGTCCTATCCGCGATGGATCTGGCGCTTTATCAGGTGAAGGAACGCCCCGCCGTCTGCGTCACCTATCGCGCCTATGAGGCCTGCGGCATGGGACCGCCGTCCTCCGGTGCGCTGACGGTTGGGCAGATCCTCGGTATGCTCGGCAATTACGATCTGGCGGAATTGGGCGCAGAGAACCCCGATGCCTGGCGGTTGATCGGCGATGCCTCGCGCCTCGCCTTTGCCGACCGGGGGCGGTACATGGCCGACAGCGACTTTGTGCCGATGCCGACACAGGGGCTGGTGGCGCAGGATTACCTCGACACCCGCGCGACGCTGCTCAGCGGCGATGACGCCCTGCCGGAGGTGAACGCAGGCGCGCCGGAGTTCGACCATGCGCTGCTGTTCAGCGATGATGAGTCGATTGAACTGCCCTCGACCTCGCATATCTCCATCGTCGATCAATATGGCAACGTGCTGTCGATGACGACCACCATCGAAAACGGCTTTGGCTCGCGGCTGATGGCGGCTGGGTTCCTTTTGAACAATGAGCTGACAGATTTCTCCTTCCGCACCCATCGCGACGGGGTGCCGATTGCCAACCGGCTGGAACCGGGCAAACGTCCACGCTCCTCCATGGCGCCCACCATTGTGCTGAAGGATGGCAAACCAGCGCTGGCTGTTGGCTCCCCGGGTGGCAGCCGCATCATCGGCTATGTCGCCAAGACCATCATCGCCTGGGCCGACTGGGGCATGGATGTGCAAGAGGCCGTGGCGCTGCCCCATGCGGTGAACCGCTTTGGCACCTATGATGTGGAGGCAGGCACAAGCGCCGAGGATATGACCCAGCCGCTCACTGATATGGGGTTTGAGGTCAATGCCCGCGACCTGACCTCCGGTCTGCATGTGATCGAGATCGGGGACGGGCTGAAAGGCGGCGCAGATCCCCGCCGCGAAGGCATCGCCCTGGGCGGATAA
- a CDS encoding 2-hydroxyacid dehydrogenase yields MARERLSVVVTRRLPEPVETRLSELFDVRLREDDTPMSRAELATALKDADVLVPTVTDSIDAALLAQAGDRLKLIANYGAGVDHIDVATARQRGILVSNTPGVLTDDTADMAMALIMAVVRRIPEGLAIMQKGDWQGWSPTALLGGRLAGRRLGILGMGSIGQAVAKRAGAFGMQVHYHNRRRLRPEIEDRFEATYWESLDQMVARMDVLSINCPSTPSTFHLMNARRLKLMKPDAVIVNTSRGEVIDEHALTRMLRAGEIAGAGLDVYEHGTDINPRLRELENVVLLPHMGSATLEGRLEMGEKVLLNIKTFEDGHRPPDQVVPSML; encoded by the coding sequence GTGGCAAGAGAACGTCTGAGTGTTGTCGTAACGCGACGGTTGCCGGAGCCGGTTGAAACCCGGTTGAGCGAATTGTTCGATGTGCGCTTGCGCGAGGACGACACACCGATGAGCCGGGCCGAGCTGGCCACAGCGCTGAAGGATGCCGATGTGCTGGTGCCGACGGTGACCGACAGCATCGATGCCGCCTTGCTGGCACAGGCCGGAGACCGGTTGAAACTGATTGCCAACTACGGTGCCGGGGTCGATCACATCGATGTGGCAACGGCGCGCCAGCGTGGCATTCTGGTGTCCAACACGCCGGGTGTCCTGACCGATGACACGGCGGATATGGCCATGGCCCTGATCATGGCCGTGGTGCGCCGCATCCCCGAAGGTCTGGCAATCATGCAGAAAGGGGACTGGCAGGGCTGGTCGCCCACCGCTCTTCTGGGCGGGCGTCTGGCCGGGCGGCGTCTGGGGATTCTCGGCATGGGCAGCATCGGGCAAGCGGTCGCCAAACGGGCCGGTGCCTTTGGCATGCAGGTCCATTACCACAACCGTCGCCGCCTGCGCCCCGAGATTGAGGACCGGTTTGAGGCCACCTATTGGGAAAGCCTTGACCAGATGGTGGCGCGGATGGATGTGCTGTCCATCAATTGCCCCTCCACGCCCTCGACCTTCCATCTGATGAACGCCCGGCGGTTGAAGCTGATGAAACCCGATGCGGTGATCGTCAACACTTCGCGCGGCGAGGTGATCGACGAACATGCGCTGACGCGGATGCTGCGCGCCGGTGAGATCGCCGGGGCAGGTCTCGATGTTTATGAGCATGGCACCGACATCAACCCGCGCCTGCGCGAGTTGGAAAACGTCGTGCTGCTGCCGCATATGGGGTCTGCCACACTCGAAGGTCGCCTGGAGATGGGCGAAAAAGTTCTTTTGAATATCAAGACATTCGAGGACGGCCACCGGCCACCGGATCAGGTCGTGCCGTCCATGCTCTAG
- a CDS encoding SH3 domain-containing protein yields MIMIATTGAMIPHEGAARDERGPVTNLPLPRFVSMKAAEGNVRRGPSLTHKIDWVFKRRGMPLEITAEYGHWRRVRDRDGAGGWVHYALLSGARTVLIEEDMLTVHARPDSGAPVTAAFELGVVARLGKCEVSWCSISAGGYRGWAPKEKLWGVAPEELRD; encoded by the coding sequence ATGATCATGATTGCAACAACCGGTGCGATGATCCCGCATGAAGGCGCCGCGCGAGATGAGCGCGGCCCGGTGACCAATCTGCCGCTGCCGCGTTTCGTGTCAATGAAGGCCGCTGAGGGCAATGTGCGCCGTGGCCCTTCCCTGACCCACAAGATCGACTGGGTGTTCAAACGGCGTGGCATGCCGCTGGAGATCACCGCCGAATATGGCCATTGGCGTCGGGTGCGTGATCGCGATGGCGCCGGTGGCTGGGTGCATTATGCGCTGCTGTCCGGTGCCCGGACCGTGCTGATCGAAGAGGACATGCTGACGGTGCACGCCCGCCCCGACAGCGGCGCGCCGGTCACGGCCGCCTTTGAACTGGGCGTGGTGGCCCGACTGGGCAAATGCGAGGTCAGCTGGTGTTCGATTTCGGCCGGCGGCTATCGCGGCTGGGCGCCCAAGGAGAAGCTCTGGGGCGTGGCCCCGGAGGAGCTGCGCGACTGA
- a CDS encoding AAA family ATPase codes for MKLTSIRMTNVRRFVDPVEITGIGPGLNLLSAPNEQGKSTIFDALHALFFKDAKSWDKEVRALAPHAGGDPEIEVELTHQGSHFRIAKSFTKSAGKGTARIWREGGLLHQADAAEAWLRDLIAPPRDGPVGMLWLRQGLTDFADAKDTLEARRDLMSSLSGEVEAVTGGQQIERLRRRLRSDLDRMVTSRGTRKGGPLAEVEGRVAALSEQRDALAGQVADLRQLLDQRHLLRREQAELAAPEETTARQSRLNQAETALAAAERHREKCEQARRALDLAVLQRDGQAARIETQAERLADHARATTALTQAAERRDSTAEQAAQAAQELKEAESRAGQARESVAQARKSVAAALRSEAAEQAQLRRTELSERLAQFDALQARLAKDRQQAGQGVDADALVRLEDLAQAVTLAQHARTASAAALSVRYLPGNTTTLRLNGETFDEGDEIALPDGGELEVPGLATVTLHPARSEAAGAVSEAETALATALDQLEFETLAQARAAHQARLAATARLKEGEATQRALASEGREALVAAIAALPGDADPQPPCDPLPDRTTLEAALAEAEAGQTQAEADLAKARIEEGAAQQSAHGALAEAKAAEADLDRATQALGETEAATTELAALRAEMPALDQTVAEARAEDARLIAAAPDLEQARAACQRARSVVEASQTRLQDLARDLAVLDARISAHASHAVEEELAEVTDQLAVAEARQKALQFEVATLRRLDQALEAAQAGAQAQYLGPLMAELTPLLRRLWPEAEVQVDADSVLPSQLARGAAEEQLTQLSGGTQEQLALMVRLAFARLLAKSGQGIPVILDDALVYTDDARIEALFDALTLQANDLQILVFSCRQKSFRDLGGTSLAIRPADDRG; via the coding sequence ATGAAGCTCACCTCCATTCGCATGACCAATGTGCGCCGCTTTGTCGATCCGGTGGAAATCACCGGCATCGGCCCCGGTCTCAACCTGCTCAGCGCGCCGAATGAGCAGGGCAAATCCACCATCTTTGACGCTCTGCATGCGCTGTTCTTCAAGGATGCGAAATCGTGGGACAAAGAGGTACGCGCGCTGGCCCCGCATGCGGGTGGCGATCCTGAGATCGAGGTTGAGCTGACCCATCAGGGCAGTCATTTTCGTATCGCCAAGAGCTTTACCAAATCCGCAGGCAAAGGCACCGCGCGCATTTGGCGCGAGGGGGGGCTCCTGCATCAGGCCGACGCGGCGGAAGCCTGGCTGCGCGACCTCATTGCCCCGCCCAGGGACGGGCCGGTCGGCATGCTCTGGCTGCGGCAGGGGCTGACGGATTTTGCCGATGCCAAGGACACGCTGGAGGCGCGGCGCGATCTGATGTCCTCCCTCAGCGGTGAGGTCGAGGCCGTGACTGGCGGGCAGCAGATAGAACGCCTGCGCCGCCGCCTGCGCAGCGATCTGGATCGCATGGTTACCAGCCGTGGCACGCGCAAGGGTGGCCCGCTCGCCGAGGTGGAGGGCCGCGTGGCCGCGCTCTCTGAACAGCGCGATGCCTTGGCCGGGCAGGTCGCTGATTTGCGTCAGCTGCTGGACCAGCGGCACCTCCTGCGGCGCGAACAGGCGGAGCTTGCTGCGCCGGAGGAAACTACCGCCCGCCAGTCCCGGCTGAACCAGGCCGAAACCGCGCTGGCCGCTGCTGAACGTCACCGCGAGAAATGTGAACAGGCCCGCCGCGCGCTTGATCTCGCTGTTTTGCAACGCGACGGGCAGGCGGCGCGGATCGAGACACAGGCCGAACGCCTTGCCGATCACGCCCGCGCCACCACCGCGCTAACGCAGGCGGCAGAACGGCGCGACAGTACCGCAGAGCAGGCCGCGCAGGCGGCCCAAGAGTTGAAAGAGGCGGAGAGCAGGGCAGGGCAGGCCCGCGAAAGCGTCGCCCAGGCGCGGAAATCCGTGGCCGCCGCCCTGCGGTCTGAGGCCGCAGAACAGGCGCAGTTGCGACGCACGGAGCTGAGCGAACGTCTGGCACAGTTTGATGCGCTTCAGGCACGTCTTGCCAAGGATCGCCAGCAGGCCGGGCAGGGTGTTGATGCGGATGCACTCGTCCGGTTGGAGGATCTGGCCCAGGCTGTCACCCTGGCGCAGCACGCCCGCACCGCCTCTGCGGCGGCACTCAGCGTCCGCTACCTGCCGGGCAACACCACAACGCTGCGCCTCAACGGTGAGACCTTCGATGAGGGGGATGAGATTGCCTTGCCGGACGGTGGTGAGCTGGAGGTTCCGGGCCTTGCCACAGTCACGCTGCATCCTGCCCGCAGTGAGGCGGCAGGGGCGGTATCTGAGGCCGAAACCGCGCTGGCAACGGCCCTTGATCAGCTGGAATTTGAGACATTGGCACAGGCCCGTGCCGCCCATCAGGCGCGCCTTGCCGCCACCGCCCGGCTGAAGGAAGGCGAAGCCACCCAGCGCGCACTTGCCTCCGAGGGGCGCGAGGCGCTGGTTGCGGCGATTGCGGCCCTGCCCGGTGATGCAGACCCGCAGCCCCCCTGCGATCCGCTGCCGGATCGCACCACGCTGGAGGCCGCACTGGCGGAGGCGGAGGCCGGTCAGACACAGGCGGAGGCCGATCTCGCCAAAGCCCGCATCGAGGAGGGCGCCGCCCAGCAATCCGCACATGGCGCCCTGGCCGAGGCCAAAGCGGCGGAGGCCGATCTCGACCGCGCCACGCAGGCCCTCGGAGAGACGGAAGCCGCCACAACAGAGTTGGCCGCCCTGAGGGCCGAGATGCCTGCCTTGGATCAGACCGTTGCTGAGGCTCGGGCCGAAGATGCCCGCCTGATCGCTGCCGCCCCGGATCTGGAACAGGCCCGCGCCGCCTGTCAGCGGGCCCGCTCGGTTGTAGAGGCCTCACAGACCCGATTGCAGGATCTGGCGCGCGATCTGGCCGTCTTGGACGCGCGCATCAGCGCCCATGCCAGCCACGCGGTTGAGGAAGAGCTGGCCGAGGTGACCGACCAGCTGGCCGTCGCGGAGGCCCGACAGAAGGCTCTGCAGTTCGAGGTTGCCACCCTGCGTCGTCTCGATCAGGCGCTGGAGGCCGCGCAGGCGGGCGCGCAGGCGCAATATCTGGGACCTCTGATGGCCGAGCTGACGCCGCTGCTGCGTCGCCTCTGGCCTGAGGCGGAGGTGCAGGTCGATGCCGACAGCGTGCTGCCCAGTCAGTTGGCGCGCGGCGCGGCAGAGGAGCAGCTGACCCAGCTGTCAGGCGGCACGCAGGAACAATTGGCGCTGATGGTGCGGCTGGCCTTTGCCCGGTTGCTGGCCAAATCCGGCCAAGGCATCCCGGTCATACTGGATGACGCGCTTGTTTATACCGATGATGCCCGCATTGAGGCGCTGTTTGATGCGCTGACGCTTCAGGCCAATGATCTGCAAATTCTGGTGTTTTCCTGTCGGCAGAAAAGCTTTCGCGATCTTGGCGGCACCAGCCTTGCAATCCGCCCCGCCGACGATCGCGGCTGA
- a CDS encoding metallophosphoesterase family protein, with product MTSLRLLHTSDLHLGKRFGQFDEETRAALQQARMGILSRLVGIATTEGAGHVLIAGDLFDTETPSARVIRQALAAMAAADPVQWWIIPGNHDSGAAEPLWAEMARHAPQNVHLLMQPTPVEIAPGVTLLPAPCERRFAGQDRTIWMDSAETPEGHLRIGLAHGAVLDFDRDQNGAETIATNRASSARLDYLALGDWHGDFTLNGHSRYPGTPERDRFKHPGRGSCLLVDLPGPGQPPQLRPVEVGQYHWQDLTLELAPGQDIGALIREALPDDPQDWPNCLIRIRARGWVTADQHMQLSGFVAEQAPAFCHLSLDGDDLRIEHRAEDLDQIATTGALRAAAELLMAESQNSALAEEARDVAAAALNRLYTAVREGAE from the coding sequence ATGACCAGCCTGCGCCTGCTGCACACCTCTGATCTGCATCTGGGCAAGCGGTTTGGCCAGTTCGATGAGGAAACCCGCGCCGCGCTGCAACAGGCTCGGATGGGCATCCTGTCCCGGCTGGTCGGGATCGCGACAACAGAAGGCGCGGGCCATGTGCTGATCGCGGGGGATCTGTTTGATACCGAAACCCCGTCGGCGCGGGTGATCCGGCAGGCGCTGGCGGCGATGGCGGCAGCGGATCCGGTGCAATGGTGGATCATTCCCGGCAACCACGACAGCGGCGCGGCAGAGCCGCTTTGGGCGGAAATGGCGCGCCACGCGCCGCAGAACGTGCATCTGCTGATGCAGCCCACGCCGGTTGAAATCGCGCCCGGGGTCACGCTGCTGCCCGCGCCCTGCGAACGTCGTTTCGCCGGACAGGATCGCACCATCTGGATGGACAGCGCCGAGACGCCGGAGGGACATCTGCGGATCGGTCTGGCCCATGGGGCCGTGCTGGATTTCGACCGAGATCAGAACGGGGCCGAGACAATTGCCACCAACCGCGCCAGCAGCGCTCGGCTGGATTATCTGGCGCTGGGGGATTGGCACGGTGATTTCACCCTGAATGGCCACAGCCGCTACCCCGGCACGCCGGAACGGGATCGGTTCAAACATCCGGGGCGCGGCAGCTGCTTGCTGGTGGACCTGCCGGGACCGGGCCAGCCGCCACAGCTGCGCCCGGTTGAGGTGGGACAATACCACTGGCAGGATCTCACGCTTGAGCTGGCGCCGGGGCAGGATATCGGCGCCCTCATCAGAGAGGCGCTGCCGGATGATCCGCAGGACTGGCCCAATTGTCTGATCCGCATCCGCGCGCGCGGCTGGGTCACCGCAGATCAACACATGCAGCTGTCGGGTTTTGTGGCAGAGCAGGCTCCGGCGTTTTGCCACCTCAGCCTTGATGGGGATGACTTGCGCATTGAACACCGGGCCGAGGATCTGGATCAGATTGCCACCACCGGCGCGCTGCGCGCTGCGGCTGAGCTCCTGATGGCTGAGAGTCAGAACAGCGCCCTCGCCGAGGAGGCCCGCGATGTGGCCGCCGCCGCGCTGAACCGGCTCTATACCGCCGTGCGGGAGGGCGCGGAATGA
- a CDS encoding GntR family transcriptional regulator: protein MFGRRAQSEEDTVVAVLAAALRRDISFGVLRPDQKLKIEALRQSYGGSNHSMRETLRMLSAEGLVEATAQRGFRVTSATEDDLRDILFMRLEVERLGLRLGLARSDVQWEGRVLAAHHALRRTEEALLNEANDALALDWDMACRSFAAVLVEAAHSPRLSDMQLKFYDQSRRFRLALLREGRLDFATRAEQQQALVEAILARDTEAAVAALETYVTGDMMTGTRGV from the coding sequence ATGTTTGGTCGGCGCGCACAGTCGGAGGAAGACACGGTTGTTGCTGTGCTGGCCGCAGCGCTGCGGCGGGACATTTCCTTTGGTGTGCTGCGACCGGATCAGAAGCTGAAGATTGAGGCGCTGCGTCAGAGTTACGGCGGTTCCAACCACTCCATGCGCGAAACCCTGCGGATGCTCAGCGCCGAGGGGCTGGTGGAGGCCACCGCCCAGCGCGGCTTTCGCGTGACCTCGGCCACCGAGGATGATCTGCGGGACATTCTGTTCATGCGGCTGGAGGTGGAGCGGCTGGGTCTGCGGCTGGGTCTGGCGCGCAGCGATGTACAATGGGAGGGCCGGGTACTGGCCGCCCACCATGCGCTGCGCCGCACCGAAGAGGCCCTGCTGAACGAAGCCAATGATGCGCTGGCGCTGGACTGGGATATGGCCTGCCGGAGCTTTGCCGCAGTGCTGGTGGAGGCCGCGCACTCGCCCCGGCTGTCGGATATGCAACTGAAATTCTACGACCAGTCGCGCCGGTTCCGTCTGGCGCTTCTGCGGGAGGGACGGTTGGATTTCGCCACCCGTGCAGAGCAACAACAGGCGCTGGTCGAAGCGATTCTGGCGCGCGACACAGAGGCCGCCGTGGCGGCGCTGGAGACCTATGTGACGGGTGACATGATGACAGGGACGAGGGGCGTCTGA
- a CDS encoding ABC transporter substrate-binding protein: MTHWTRRRTLAALGSAGAVAGLATPALASKRKIVLGALRFTSHSASFIAQERGYFADAGLDVELRFFQAASPMSVAIASGDVDYAITAMSGGLISLANRGAIKVIGGALSEEPGIDGQKILVSDAAYQAGITSPAALEGKSFGMTTAGSSFHYMGSRMAQKEGVSLSFKPLQKVGAIIGALKSGQIDAWSIVPHIAKPLAGSGAVHIIGDVADYLPDYQVTTVFTSAQNASGEQQMTHDFLSAYSRGVADYNATMIDRASGDAGVDQMVDLIHKYVYADRPRDKAAKSIINGTMRLNEGAAMNTKSLADQLAWFQAEKLVDADISLETIIDPSYVDSIG; encoded by the coding sequence ATGACCCATTGGACACGCCGCCGCACGCTTGCGGCCCTTGGCAGTGCGGGCGCCGTTGCGGGGCTGGCCACACCGGCGCTGGCGAGCAAGCGGAAAATCGTGCTGGGGGCATTGCGCTTCACCAGCCATTCGGCGAGCTTTATCGCGCAGGAACGTGGCTATTTCGCCGATGCCGGGCTGGATGTGGAACTGCGGTTTTTCCAGGCGGCCTCGCCGATGTCGGTGGCAATTGCCTCTGGCGATGTGGACTATGCGATCACAGCGATGTCGGGCGGTCTGATCTCCCTTGCCAATCGCGGCGCGATCAAGGTGATCGGCGGCGCCCTCTCGGAAGAGCCGGGCATTGACGGGCAGAAAATCCTGGTCTCCGATGCGGCCTATCAGGCGGGCATCACCAGCCCGGCGGCGCTGGAGGGTAAGAGCTTCGGCATGACCACGGCCGGATCATCCTTCCATTACATGGGATCACGTATGGCGCAGAAGGAAGGCGTGTCGCTGTCCTTCAAGCCGCTGCAAAAAGTCGGGGCCATCATCGGCGCGCTGAAATCCGGCCAGATTGATGCCTGGTCCATCGTGCCGCATATCGCGAAACCCCTGGCGGGATCGGGTGCGGTGCATATCATTGGCGATGTGGCGGACTATCTGCCCGACTATCAGGTGACGACGGTGTTTACCTCGGCCCAGAACGCCAGCGGGGAACAGCAGATGACCCACGATTTCCTGAGCGCCTACAGCCGCGGGGTGGCCGACTACAACGCCACCATGATCGACCGGGCCAGCGGTGATGCGGGCGTCGATCAGATGGTCGATCTGATCCACAAATATGTCTATGCCGACCGCCCCCGTGACAAAGCGGCCAAGTCGATCATCAACGGCACTATGCGCCTGAACGAAGGCGCCGCGATGAACACCAAATCGCTGGCGGATCAGCTGGCCTGGTTCCAGGCGGAGAAGCTGGTGGATGCCGATATCTCGCTGGAGACGATCATCGACCCCAGCTACGTCGACAGTATCGGCTAA
- a CDS encoding ABC transporter ATP-binding protein translates to MDIRLSAVGHAYDNVAVLSDITLDIPSGKIVCIVGPSGCGKSTLLRFIGGLERPAAGEVLQVGQPPEGCLNPLTYVFQDFALLPWRTVRGNISLVLEDHGIRGTAAARIIDDVLARTKLSEFAGALPKQLSGGMKQRVAIARALAVNPAVMLMDEPLSALDSQTRELLMDDLVALWTRTPFTAVYVTHNLAEAVRLGHAIVVLSRRPGQIREIVHLDTPLAERAFGDADLEQKQKYLWQLMRDEARAADAELMNV, encoded by the coding sequence ATGGATATTCGCCTGTCAGCGGTGGGTCATGCCTATGACAATGTCGCGGTGCTCAGCGACATCACGCTGGATATTCCCAGCGGCAAGATCGTCTGCATCGTCGGCCCCTCGGGCTGTGGCAAATCCACCCTCTTGCGGTTTATCGGCGGGCTGGAGCGGCCCGCGGCGGGCGAGGTGTTGCAGGTGGGGCAACCGCCGGAGGGCTGTCTCAATCCGCTGACATATGTGTTTCAGGACTTTGCCCTGCTGCCCTGGCGCACGGTCAGGGGCAACATCAGTCTGGTGCTGGAGGATCACGGCATTCGCGGCACGGCAGCGGCGCGGATCATCGACGATGTGCTGGCGCGCACCAAGCTAAGCGAATTCGCCGGGGCGCTGCCCAAGCAGCTGTCGGGTGGTATGAAGCAGCGGGTGGCGATTGCGCGGGCGCTGGCGGTGAACCCGGCAGTGATGCTGATGGATGAGCCGCTGTCGGCACTGGACAGTCAAACCCGTGAATTGCTGATGGATGATCTGGTGGCGCTGTGGACACGCACGCCCTTCACTGCGGTCTATGTCACCCATAACCTGGCCGAAGCGGTGCGGCTGGGCCATGCCATCGTGGTGCTGTCCCGCCGCCCCGGCCAGATCCGCGAGATAGTGCACCTGGACACTCCGTTGGCCGAACGCGCGTTCGGCGATGCGGATCTTGAACAAAAACAGAAATACCTGTGGCAGCTGATGCGTGACGAGGCGCGGGCGGCAGATGCGGAGCTGATGAATGTCTGA